GTGCCGCCTCGCGACGCGGCACCGCGACAATAGCGAAGCTGGCCAAGCGCGGCAAATGCCGCCGTATCCAAAGCGACGGCCGCGCATTTACAATTCGGTGATGATTCGCCATTGATCTTTCGCAACGAATCCTTGTCTGGCGCGCAACGGCGGGCCAAAGGGCGCTATGACCTACCTGAAGAAAGTCTGGCTGATCGCCGCCTTGGTGCTGCTTCCTTTCACGGCGGCCTACGGGATCGACAGGCTTGTCCTGGCACCGTCCTGCCCGGATTGCCACGCCGCGATGACTGAGGCCCTCCCCCTCTTCGACGGGTCCGAGGACGGTCTCGTGCGCATCCGTGCCAACAACATGACCTTCCGGGCGCGCGTCGCCGGCAGCGGCAATCGCGACGACGAAGGCGTGATCCTGCTGCATGGCTTCCCCGAAACGTCGATCATGTGGGAGCCGCTGCTCGCGGCGCTGCGCAAGGCCGGCTATCGTGCCATCGCCTTCGACCAGCGCGGCTACAGCCCTGGCGCGAGGCCGCGGCTGGAGAACGACTACACCAAGGGAAAACTTGCCAACGACGTCCTGGCCGTGGCGGACGCGGCGGGCTTTGAGAAGTTCCACGTCATCGGCCACGACTTCGGCGGGGCCATCGCCTGGACGCTGGCCGACCGCTATCCGGAACGCGTGCTGAGCCTCACCTCGCTGGCCATGCCGCATCCGATGGCGCTCTCCGAGGCGCTGTCGAACCCGAGCCCGCAATGGCCGGCCAGCAGCTACGTCCTGTTCTATCGCCTGCCGGTTGTTCCGGAACTCGCGATGAGTTTCGACCAGGCTGCCCTCCTTACCCGCTGGAAGTGGTCGCGGCATCCGAAAGACCAAGTGGCCGAGTATCGCCGCGTGTTCGGTGAGCCCGGCGCGATCCACGCAGCCCTGGATTGGTACCGTGCGTTCGAGTTCCGCTCATTGGATCCTGCGGGCAAGGTGCGGCCGCCGACCTTGTTCCTATGGGGCGAGGAAGACGGCGCCTTCAGTCGCGCTTCGGCCGTGGCGACGGCTAACTACATGGACGGCCCCTATCGCTTGCGCACACTCAATGCCGGCCACAATCTCATGCTCGACGCCCCCAGTATCGTCATCCCGGAGGTGCTGGAGCATCTCGCCAGTGCAGCCAAAGCCCGCGAACAATGGACGGCGGCCCTGGCTTCGAGTTCGGAGGAGATGGACGGCACCGAAGCGTCTTGCGACCAAGTGCCCCCGCATTGCCTGCGGATTCAGCTCTCGCCGGAAGGAAAGACCTTCCGCATCCGCAACCAGTGCAATGACACGTACAAGGGCGTCGTCCGCGTCACCTGTTCCGCGTGGGCACCCGATACCGGGATCGAGTACCGTTTCAATCTCGGCGCCAAGTCCGAATTGGCCCAGGAAGGTGTCGGCGCCCGCACCGGCCAATCGAACGGCACATGCTATTTCCGGCCGAGACTCTGCGCGAAGGTTACGGCGCCGGTGAAGCCGAAGGCCGCGTCGTTCTGGCCCTTACCTATAGGGCACTGGTAAGGAGCGGGACGCTGGCGATCACGATCAGCACGGCGAGAATCCCCGCCAGTACAAATTCCATGACGTAGCCCGTTTTGTGAATCTCCTCGTCTAGAAGCAGATTCCGCGTGCGCAGAAAACGAACCGTCGCCGCCACGATAAAGAAGACGCCCACCAAGATGAACCAGACGCCGGTGCTGAGTCCGAAGGCCCGCGACATGCGTTCAAGCTGCGTATGAGCCTCGGGCTTGATGTCCACTGCCTCGGCCATGGTCATGACGAAGAGGTCGAAGCGGTCGATTAGGAACCCGAACGCGATGATCGCGACACCGGTCCGCATCCAGGCGAGAAAGGTCCGTTCGTTGGCTGCGTGGTCCGTATAGGATTTGATCATGGCGCCCCCCTCTTGGCCTGGCATCAGATCCCTGCGGTCGTCCTCATGTCGCCCGGATCATACTGCGCCGGCTCGGCGCGCACCGGGGCTTCGACAGCTCGGCCTGCAAGGTTGCAAGTTTCTCGAGCGACACACCCTTCATCGGGATCGCGTCGAGCCCGTCGGCGACGACCTGCTCCGCATCGCTCAAGAGTTCCAGGCCCGCAGGCGTGAGCTTCGCGAGGCTGCAGCGGGCGTCCCGCTCGTGCTTCTCCGTGGCGACAACGCCGATCTTCTCCAAAGGCCGTAATGCGCGCGTCACCGCCGATGCCGTGAGGCCAACCGCCTCGGCGAGATCGACCCGCATGACCCCGCGGCGCTCCGCGCCGGCAAGCGCCTTGAGAATTCTGTATTCGCTGAACGAAATCCCCCGTGCCATCGACAAAGCATTATCCAGCCGCCGTTCGATACGGGCGGCCACATCCAACAGAACCAGCACGGCATCCTCTCTTTCACTCTCATTCATGCACGCATGATACCGTATAGTTACTTGATTAGTCAAGTATCAAGTTAGCTTAGGTTCTGTTCTCGCCCGCGTCGGCAGCAGCTCTTACCCGTTGCCCTCGACGGGCACGACGTCGACCTCCACGCGCAGCTGGTGCGCGCCGGACCCGACGAACACCCCATGCACGGGAGAGACGTCAGAGAAGTCTCGTCCGACCGCCAAATCCACGTGATCGGTCGATGCGTGGATCGCGTTGGTGGGGTCGAACCCGATCCAGCCGCCGACCTCGCCGGTCCAAACGGACACCCAGGCATGGGTCGCATCCGCGCCCTGCAGCCGCTCCTCGCCAGGCGGCGGAATAGTGCGCAGATATCCGCTCACATACGCTGCCGGCAGCCCCAGCCCGCGCAATCCCGAAATCATGATCTGCGCGAAGTCCTGGCAGACGCCGCTGCGCTGTGCGAAAGCTTGCGCCACCGTCGTCGAAACCTCGGTCGTGGTCGTCTCGTATTCGAAGTCGTTTCGTATGCGCGTCATCAAATCCGTACACGCATCGAATATGCCTCTTCCCTCTGGGAAGCTTTCTTGTGCGTACTGCGCCACATCGCGTTCGAGCGAAATCAGCGGGCTCGGGAACAGGAAATGGGCGAGGCCGCTGCCGGACAAGTCCCGCCGCGAGAGCGCCTCCTGCGCCACCCGCTCCCAGGAGAGATTCTCCCCGATGAGTGACGGACGGTCGAGGCGCTCCACACGTGCCGACGACTTGATGATGAGTTCCGTGTGCTTTGTATCGATAGTGACGACATCGACGGCGTTGCCGAAAAAGTCGTCATGCACCGCAATGTGGTCGGGCGGCGGATCGACTCGAACCGTATGCCCCAGCTTGCGTTGAAGCTCGCTGTTTCGCGGCGTCAGACGAAGCGCGAGTGTCGCAGACATGACAGGCTCGTCGTAGGCATACGCCGTGAGATGATCGATGTCGTAAATCACGAAAGGCTGCTCGTCTCCGCCGCAACCGAGACTTTCTGGCGCCGCGGAAAATAACGGACGGCAATCGCTTCGGCGAGTTGCAGGATTCTTTGCTCGAATGCCAGGATGGCTTGCTTGTCGATCTCGTTGGCCTTGGCCATCTCCAATTCGGTGGCCAGGATCGAGGCGATGCCTTGCGGCTCTTCGGGGACGCCGTCGTTCCGCAGCGTCGGCAGGATCGCCAAATGATCTCTGATCGCCGAGAGCTGGAAGCTGATGGAGCGGGGATTGTACGGATCGAGCATCACCATGTCGCGTACGGGCGCCAGCGCCACGCCGGTCATGTAGCGCGACCGGTAGGTGATCTGCGAGTCGACGAGATCGAGCATGACTTCCAGATCCTCGGCCGTCGCCTCGTCCTCGATGAACGTGCGTGCGATCCGGCAGGTGAGAATGGCTCGTTCGATCCGCCTGCCGATGTCGAGGAAACGCCACCCCGCATCCCGGTTCATACTCTCCTGGGTCAGACCGGAAAGCGCGGCGAGGCCCTCGAGCGCCTTGTCCGCGGCGTCCAGTACATCCGCCTCGCTCGGCAGCGCATCGAGGCTGGGGAAGTGCGCGTCGATCTGTCGGGATAGCCGCGAGGCGTCGATCGAAATCCGCTCGCGGATGACGGAACTTGCGTTGCGGGCAAGACGGATCCCGGCAAGACCGGAGCCGTAAGCGCTATCGTCGGCGAGAGCGTGGCGGGCAACCTCAAGGGGCGAACTGCCTTTCCGCTCCGGTGCGATTGCGCCCCACGCCACGAGCAGGTGCGTGAGCTTCTCGATCGTCTCCGGGACGTTGCCCGACAGGACATCCATGTCGATGCTGCGGACGCATAGGCACCGGACGACACGTAACGTTGCTTCAGCGCGCTCGAGATAGCGGCCGTACCAATAGAGATTGTCAGCCGCGCGGCTGGGGATATTGCTGAAGACGCGCTGGATGTGGATGTCCTCGCCCGCCGACAGCAGGGATTCCGGCGCGACCGGCTTGGACGACAACACCCATACGTCGGCGGACTGCACGCCCACGCCCATGCTGATGGCGCGCGCATCCGTGTCGGCGGAAATGCGGCAGAAGCCGCCCGGCATGATCTGCCACCCGTTCTCCGTCGCCGCTGCGAAGACACGAAGGACGAAGGGACGCGGGACCAGCCTGTCACCCTCCCACACGGGCGTGGTCGACAACTGGACGACCTCCTGACCGACATAGTCCATGCCGCGCCGTTCGACAGCCTCGCGCAGATCGGCCCGCCCAGCCTCGTCGAGTGTTCCTGGCACCGTCGACAGCTCGCCCTGGAGAAGCGACATCTGGCCGAACAAGGCGCCGGAGATCGCCATGTCGTCGAAATTGTCGAGGACGTGACGTTTGCTGCGGGGATCGCCGCACCACCACGTGGCGATGTTGGGAAGCGCCAGTTCCTGATCGATAAGCTTGGAGGCAAGCGACGGCATGATGCTCATAATGGCGCGCGATTCCGCGATGCCGCAGCCCGGCATGTTGGCGACGACCGTGCCGCCATGACGCAACGCCGAGATCAAGCCTGGGATGCCGAGCCGAGATTGCCCATTCAACTCAATGGGATCCACATAGTTCGAATCGACGAAGCGCCAGATCGCGTCCGCGCGTTTGGGCCCCGCGATCGTGCGCACATGCGTCATCGCATCGTGGACCACGAGATCGTCGCCTTCGACCAAAAGAAAGCCGAGATAGCGTGCGAGATAGGCCTGCTCGAAATAAGTCTGGCTGTAAGGACCCGGCGTGAGCAAACAGATACGCGGCTCGGCCCCCGGAGCGGCATCGACGAGCGAGGAGCGAAAGTCGCTAAAGAACGGCGCCAGACGGCACACATTCATGCGGCGATACCCCGTCGGCAACGCGCGCGACATGACAAGCCGGTTCTCCAGGGCGTAACCGAGGCCCGAGGGCGCCTGGGCGCGGTCGCTCAGAACCCACCAGCGTCCGTCCGGTCCACGACCGAGATCGGCGGCATAGAAGCGCAGCCAGCGCCCGCCAGGCGGCGACACACCCGCCAAGGGCCGCACGAACTCGCTCGAGCCGGCGATCAGCGCCGCGGGGACGACGCCATCGTGGACCAGTTCCCCCGGACCGTAGACGTCCGCGAGCATGGATTCGATCAGGCCGGCCCGCTGCGTGATCCCGGCTGCGATCGCGGTCCACTCCTCTTCTTCAATTAGAAGAGGCAGTCGGCTCATCGGCCAGTTGCGTTCCCGCGCCTCGCCATAGACGCGATACGAGACACCGATGTCTTGGAGGTGCCGGTCCACTGCGGCAAGCGACCGCTCGTCTGTCGACAATTGCCGGATAAAGTTGAGCCAAGCCGCGCGCGGGCGCCCGTCCGGCCCGATCAGCTCGTCCGGCACGCCGGGAAGCGGCGCGTAGTCGTCATACCAGGCTTGCTGGGGCGACTCGCCCTCTGCCGTCTTAGGTAAGGTCTGATCCATCGGTCATTACGAACGCCGAGCACTCCGACGCAGATCGAGCGTCAACGGAAACTCGCCCGCCGGCTCTTCCGCAGGCAAGTCCACAACGCCGGCAGTATGACCGTGATCTTGGAAGCGCGCCAGACGCCGCGCTTCGGCTTCGTACGAATTCACAGGGAAGGTATCGTGGCTCCGTCCGCCAGGATGGGCCACATGATAAACGCAACCGCCCAGGGAACGGCCGTTCCAAGAATCCACGAGGTCGAACGTGAGCGGCGCCTGCACTGGAATG
This genomic window from Methyloceanibacter caenitepidi contains:
- a CDS encoding circularly permuted type 2 ATP-grasp protein; the protein is MDQTLPKTAEGESPQQAWYDDYAPLPGVPDELIGPDGRPRAAWLNFIRQLSTDERSLAAVDRHLQDIGVSYRVYGEARERNWPMSRLPLLIEEEEWTAIAAGITQRAGLIESMLADVYGPGELVHDGVVPAALIAGSSEFVRPLAGVSPPGGRWLRFYAADLGRGPDGRWWVLSDRAQAPSGLGYALENRLVMSRALPTGYRRMNVCRLAPFFSDFRSSLVDAAPGAEPRICLLTPGPYSQTYFEQAYLARYLGFLLVEGDDLVVHDAMTHVRTIAGPKRADAIWRFVDSNYVDPIELNGQSRLGIPGLISALRHGGTVVANMPGCGIAESRAIMSIMPSLASKLIDQELALPNIATWWCGDPRSKRHVLDNFDDMAISGALFGQMSLLQGELSTVPGTLDEAGRADLREAVERRGMDYVGQEVVQLSTTPVWEGDRLVPRPFVLRVFAAATENGWQIMPGGFCRISADTDARAISMGVGVQSADVWVLSSKPVAPESLLSAGEDIHIQRVFSNIPSRAADNLYWYGRYLERAEATLRVVRCLCVRSIDMDVLSGNVPETIEKLTHLLVAWGAIAPERKGSSPLEVARHALADDSAYGSGLAGIRLARNASSVIRERISIDASRLSRQIDAHFPSLDALPSEADVLDAADKALEGLAALSGLTQESMNRDAGWRFLDIGRRIERAILTCRIARTFIEDEATAEDLEVMLDLVDSQITYRSRYMTGVALAPVRDMVMLDPYNPRSISFQLSAIRDHLAILPTLRNDGVPEEPQGIASILATELEMAKANEIDKQAILAFEQRILQLAEAIAVRYFPRRQKVSVAAETSSLS
- a CDS encoding transglutaminase family protein, whose amino-acid sequence is MIYDIDHLTAYAYDEPVMSATLALRLTPRNSELQRKLGHTVRVDPPPDHIAVHDDFFGNAVDVVTIDTKHTELIIKSSARVERLDRPSLIGENLSWERVAQEALSRRDLSGSGLAHFLFPSPLISLERDVAQYAQESFPEGRGIFDACTDLMTRIRNDFEYETTTTEVSTTVAQAFAQRSGVCQDFAQIMISGLRGLGLPAAYVSGYLRTIPPPGEERLQGADATHAWVSVWTGEVGGWIGFDPTNAIHASTDHVDLAVGRDFSDVSPVHGVFVGSGAHQLRVEVDVVPVEGNG
- a CDS encoding MarR family winged helix-turn-helix transcriptional regulator — protein: MNESEREDAVLVLLDVAARIERRLDNALSMARGISFSEYRILKALAGAERRGVMRVDLAEAVGLTASAVTRALRPLEKIGVVATEKHERDARCSLAKLTPAGLELLSDAEQVVADGLDAIPMKGVSLEKLATLQAELSKPRCAPSRRSMIRAT
- a CDS encoding YidH family protein, producing the protein MIKSYTDHAANERTFLAWMRTGVAIIAFGFLIDRFDLFVMTMAEAVDIKPEAHTQLERMSRAFGLSTGVWFILVGVFFIVAATVRFLRTRNLLLDEEIHKTGYVMEFVLAGILAVLIVIASVPLLTSAL
- a CDS encoding alpha/beta fold hydrolase is translated as MTYLKKVWLIAALVLLPFTAAYGIDRLVLAPSCPDCHAAMTEALPLFDGSEDGLVRIRANNMTFRARVAGSGNRDDEGVILLHGFPETSIMWEPLLAALRKAGYRAIAFDQRGYSPGARPRLENDYTKGKLANDVLAVADAAGFEKFHVIGHDFGGAIAWTLADRYPERVLSLTSLAMPHPMALSEALSNPSPQWPASSYVLFYRLPVVPELAMSFDQAALLTRWKWSRHPKDQVAEYRRVFGEPGAIHAALDWYRAFEFRSLDPAGKVRPPTLFLWGEEDGAFSRASAVATANYMDGPYRLRTLNAGHNLMLDAPSIVIPEVLEHLASAAKAREQWTAALASSSEEMDGTEASCDQVPPHCLRIQLSPEGKTFRIRNQCNDTYKGVVRVTCSAWAPDTGIEYRFNLGAKSELAQEGVGARTGQSNGTCYFRPRLCAKVTAPVKPKAASFWPLPIGHW